The following proteins are co-located in the Pseudomonas synxantha genome:
- a CDS encoding RecT family recombinase — MTDTDTQAQTGLATYHDPSHNAAALILDPGTMRSMSDLAMMMSKGVTTVPKHLKGNQADCMAVVLQAMQWQMNPFAVAQKTFIVNGGALSYEAQLVNAVIIAKAPVKSRLNFEWFGPWENVIGKMREVTSKTKKDEDTGEFKKYRVPAWSFDDEKGIGVKVWATFRGEDEPRTLELLLTQVRTRNSTLWAEDPKQQIAYLVTKKWARLFCPDVILGVYTPDEFEDSYGGEIDITPAKHAANTAAAAGVSFGPKSPSPEIDGVFADLLVVAKQQDIEAYAAAWAGLKPKQRAAIGLECHEALKAMAATVDADFTDMTGHNGDQSQAEEAA, encoded by the coding sequence ATGACCGACACAGACACTCAAGCACAAACCGGCCTCGCCACCTACCACGACCCATCGCACAACGCGGCAGCACTCATCCTCGACCCGGGCACCATGCGGTCGATGAGTGACCTCGCAATGATGATGTCGAAGGGAGTGACCACCGTCCCGAAACATCTCAAGGGTAACCAGGCCGACTGCATGGCGGTGGTGCTTCAAGCGATGCAGTGGCAGATGAATCCCTTCGCCGTTGCGCAGAAGACCTTCATCGTCAACGGTGGCGCGTTGAGCTATGAGGCGCAGCTCGTTAACGCAGTAATCATCGCCAAGGCGCCAGTCAAGAGTCGCCTTAACTTCGAATGGTTTGGCCCCTGGGAAAACGTCATCGGGAAAATGCGTGAAGTCACCAGCAAGACCAAAAAGGACGAGGACACCGGAGAGTTTAAAAAATACCGCGTTCCGGCCTGGAGCTTTGACGACGAAAAAGGTATCGGCGTTAAGGTTTGGGCGACCTTCCGGGGTGAAGACGAACCACGCACCCTTGAGCTTTTGCTGACTCAGGTCCGTACTCGCAACTCTACGCTTTGGGCGGAAGACCCAAAGCAGCAAATCGCGTACCTGGTCACTAAAAAGTGGGCCCGCCTCTTCTGCCCTGACGTCATCCTTGGCGTCTATACCCCTGATGAATTCGAAGACTCGTACGGTGGCGAGATCGACATTACTCCCGCTAAGCATGCTGCAAACACTGCTGCCGCTGCTGGCGTTTCGTTCGGCCCCAAATCCCCTTCACCAGAAATCGACGGTGTATTTGCAGACCTTCTGGTCGTCGCGAAGCAGCAAGACATCGAGGCCTATGCGGCAGCCTGGGCAGGTCTCAAGCCGAAGCAGCGCGCAGCAATCGGCCTGGAGTGCCACGAAGCCCTCAAAGCCATGGCGGCGACTGTCGATGCCGACTTTACAGATATGACCGGCCATAACGGCGACCAGTCCCAGGCAGAGGAGGCGGCATAG
- a CDS encoding helix-turn-helix domain-containing protein — protein MSNTFNPEMLQLARQFRGFSQSALSKSMSITQGYLSKIENGLMEPAEEMVEAFCKCLSFPREYFFNQDRVYGLPVSVHAYRKKATVPQKTLDAIQAEMNLRIMHYRKLLKSVDLAKDYELPYLDIDQYNGDADEIAFLVRRSWMIPDGPIKNLADFVERAGVLIFVCDFPAGKIDGVTLAIRGMPPCIFLSKNQSADRMRFSLAHELGHLVMHRQPSPTMEDEANKFAAALLMPEKDIFYQLKNISIQSLAALKPVWKVSMSALLYRAGTIGAITKSQSDYMWRQIGSLGYRMREPAELDFPHEKAHLTSEILELHLEDLGYSLEDLMSILGLAPEDFGNLYNFKQKPRLSIVK, from the coding sequence ATGAGCAATACATTTAACCCTGAGATGCTTCAGCTGGCCAGGCAGTTTCGCGGCTTCAGCCAGAGCGCTCTATCCAAATCCATGAGCATCACTCAAGGCTACCTATCAAAGATTGAAAATGGATTAATGGAGCCTGCCGAGGAAATGGTTGAAGCCTTCTGCAAGTGCCTTTCCTTTCCTAGGGAATATTTTTTTAACCAGGATCGGGTGTATGGGCTGCCGGTTAGTGTTCATGCTTATCGCAAGAAGGCTACTGTCCCGCAGAAGACGCTTGACGCCATCCAGGCCGAAATGAATCTGCGCATCATGCACTACCGAAAGCTTCTTAAATCCGTCGACCTCGCAAAGGATTATGAGCTCCCTTATCTAGACATCGACCAGTACAATGGCGATGCCGATGAGATCGCATTCTTGGTCAGAAGATCGTGGATGATCCCTGACGGACCTATCAAAAATCTCGCCGATTTCGTGGAGCGCGCTGGCGTTTTGATATTTGTTTGCGATTTTCCTGCTGGAAAAATTGACGGCGTAACCCTTGCCATTCGTGGGATGCCGCCTTGTATTTTTCTGAGCAAAAATCAATCCGCAGATAGAATGAGATTTTCACTTGCTCATGAGCTCGGTCATTTAGTGATGCATCGACAACCCAGTCCAACGATGGAGGATGAGGCCAACAAATTCGCAGCCGCATTACTGATGCCAGAAAAAGATATTTTCTATCAGTTGAAGAACATCAGCATACAGTCGCTGGCCGCGCTTAAGCCTGTATGGAAAGTATCTATGAGCGCCTTGCTCTATAGGGCGGGCACGATCGGTGCAATTACAAAGTCTCAGAGCGATTATATGTGGAGACAAATCGGCAGCCTCGGCTATCGAATGAGGGAGCCCGCTGAACTGGACTTTCCGCATGAGAAAGCTCATCTGACTTCAGAGATTCTGGAGCTTCACCTGGAAGATCTGGGATATTCGCTTGAAGATCTAATGAGCATCCTTGGATTGGCGCCTGAAGACTTTGGTAATTTGTATAATTTCAAGCAAAAGCCACGCCTTAGCATCGTGAAATAA
- a CDS encoding lambda exonuclease family protein: protein MRTELQGTEKWHADRSGRVTASRFKDVMAWGKPDKNGKRVPQGARTTYMHELCFERLARRAKHSVSSKSLAWGHEQEKPSHDAYEMLTGNVVTKSGFIVHPKYDWLGCSPDGLIDIDGGIESKNPFSEAIHVRTWLEGMPEEHMPQVQGCMFVTGRKWWDFLSFDSRQDDECKLYIETIYRDEDYIANLHKELVQFNLELNRMVDEVADRARAQAHRLGA from the coding sequence GTGAGAACGGAACTTCAGGGCACAGAGAAGTGGCATGCGGACCGATCTGGCCGCGTGACAGCCAGCCGCTTCAAAGATGTGATGGCCTGGGGGAAGCCGGACAAAAACGGCAAACGAGTTCCGCAAGGCGCCCGCACCACCTATATGCACGAGCTGTGCTTTGAGCGCTTAGCAAGGCGCGCCAAGCACAGCGTCAGCAGCAAGTCGCTTGCGTGGGGGCATGAGCAAGAGAAGCCATCCCACGACGCATACGAGATGCTGACCGGCAACGTGGTGACCAAGTCAGGATTCATCGTTCACCCAAAGTACGACTGGCTTGGGTGCTCCCCTGACGGACTGATAGACATTGATGGCGGAATCGAATCGAAGAACCCCTTCAGCGAGGCGATTCACGTCAGGACCTGGCTTGAAGGCATGCCCGAGGAACACATGCCGCAAGTCCAGGGCTGCATGTTCGTGACGGGACGTAAGTGGTGGGACTTCCTGTCATTCGATTCTCGCCAGGACGACGAGTGCAAGCTCTACATCGAAACGATTTACCGCGACGAAGACTACATCGCCAACCTTCACAAAGAGCTGGTCCAGTTCAACTTGG
- a CDS encoding DUF1654 domain-containing protein, with protein MAKKQAVSAARQEMSGMARLGLRVSSMINHPIAQERREVTIHRLDTDGDREWEEVLSVIAETDELELTLNDDGSVTVRWEQQEVEVAGRGEVEFQPEEEAAPF; from the coding sequence ATGGCGAAGAAGCAGGCGGTATCGGCAGCACGGCAGGAAATGAGCGGCATGGCGCGTCTGGGGCTGCGCGTCTCATCGATGATCAACCACCCCATCGCCCAAGAGCGGCGGGAGGTGACGATTCACCGCCTGGACACGGATGGAGATCGCGAGTGGGAAGAGGTGCTGAGCGTAATCGCCGAAACCGACGAGCTTGAGCTGACACTCAATGACGACGGCAGCGTGACGGTGAGGTGGGAGCAGCAGGAAGTCGAGGTAGCGGGGAGGGGAGAGGTCGAGTTTCAGCCAGAAGAAGAGGCGGCGCCTTTCTGA
- a CDS encoding DUF551 domain-containing protein, with protein sequence MSDWIKCSDRLPDLPKGGGKHHAIAYTPAKKAQRFANGSSFLYWNGIDWRYPDGSRFEHRVTHWQPHLMRPIE encoded by the coding sequence ATGAGCGATTGGATCAAGTGCAGCGACAGGCTGCCCGATCTGCCGAAGGGTGGCGGAAAGCACCACGCCATTGCCTACACCCCAGCGAAAAAGGCGCAACGGTTCGCCAATGGATCGAGCTTCCTCTATTGGAACGGCATCGATTGGCGCTATCCGGACGGATCACGCTTCGAGCATCGGGTAACCCATTGGCAACCGCACCTCATGCGACCCATCGAGTAA
- a CDS encoding helix-turn-helix domain-containing protein, translating to MKQITDRLKEERVRLGLTQQALATAGGVLVNAQGNYERGARVPNANYLANVAKAGVDVLYVITGARAH from the coding sequence ATGAAACAGATCACTGATCGGCTCAAGGAAGAAAGGGTTCGCCTGGGCCTCACACAGCAAGCACTTGCGACCGCCGGAGGCGTATTGGTCAATGCCCAGGGCAACTATGAGAGAGGCGCTCGAGTGCCGAACGCAAACTACCTGGCCAATGTCGCAAAAGCCGGCGTTGACGTCCTCTACGTGATAACTGGGGCACGAGCGCATTAG